Proteins from one Haliaeetus albicilla chromosome 4, bHalAlb1.1, whole genome shotgun sequence genomic window:
- the B3GALT1 gene encoding beta-1,3-galactosyltransferase 1, producing the protein MASKVSCLYILTVVCWASALWYLSITRPTSSYTGHRQLSSISIARKNVSFGNIRTRPINPHSFDFLINEPNKCEKSVPFLVILISTTHKEFDARQAIRETWGDENNFKGIKITTLFLLGKNADPVLNQMVEQESQIFHDIIVEDFIDSYHNLTLKTLMGMRWVATFCSKAKYVMKTDSDIFVNMDNLIYKLLKPNTKPRRRYFTGYVINGGPIRDVRSKWYMPRDLYPDSNYPPFCSGTGYIFSADVAELIYKTSLHTRLLHLEDVYVGLCLRKLGIHPFQNSGFNHWKMAYSLCRYRRVITVHQITPEEMHRIWNDMSSKKHLRC; encoded by the coding sequence ATGGCTTCAAAGGTCTCATGCTTATACATTTTGACAGTAGTTTGTTGGGCAAGCGCTCTTTGGTACTTAAGTATAACTCGCCCTACTTCTTCCTACACTGGCCACAGACAGCTCAGTAGCATATCCATAGccagaaaaaatgtttcctttggcAACATAAGAACTCGACCTATAAATCCACATTCCTTTGACTTTCTTATCAATGAACCCAACAAATGTGAGAAGAGCGTCCCTTTTTTGGTCATTCTTATCAGCACAACTCACAAAGAGTTTGATGCAAGGCAAGCCATTCGAGAAACATGGGGAGACGAAAACAACTTCAAAGGAATTAAAATCACCACACTatttcttctgggaaaaaatgcagatcCTGTGTTAAATCAAATGGTAGAGCAAGAAAGCCAAATTTTTCACGACATTATTGTGGAAGATTTTATTGACTCTTATCATAACCTCACTCTGAAAACATTGATGGGGATGAGGTGGGTAGCAACATTTTGTTCAAAAGCAAAGTATGTTATGAAGACAGACAGtgatatttttgtaaatatggATAATCTTATTTATAAGCTGCTCAAACCTAACACCAAGCCAAGGAGAAGGTACTTCACTGGTTACGTTATAAATGGAGGACCAATAAGAGATGTTCGCAGTAAGTGGTACATGCCAAGAGATTTGTATCCCGACAGCAATTACCCACCCTTCTGTTCAGGCACCGGCTACATTTTTTCAGCTGACGTAGCGGAACTGATTTACAAAACCTCCCTTCATACCAGACTTCTTCATCTTGAAGACGTGTATGTTGGACTCTGTCTTCGGAAGCTGGGCATTCACCCCTTCCAAAACAGTGGCTTCAATCACTGGAAAATGGCCTACAGCTTGTGCAGGTACCGCAGGGTCATCACAGTGCACCAGATAACACCAgaagaaatgcacagaatttGGAATGACATGTCCAGCAAGAAACATCTTAGATGTTAA